A genomic stretch from Candidatus Methanosuratincola sp. includes:
- a CDS encoding 4Fe-4S binding protein has product MAVPLPHWLIRLIIRLFPNRFSIARLSKVPVLGNLIDLAFFDKDQLMFVPKVIDLDASFGDPESMPLPYALAEYFVNVAEHHWVMNFCICRVSSGCSEYPRELGCLFLGEASQRIDPSLGRKVTREEALEHLRRCREAGLVHLVGRNKLDSLWLGVRPAERLLTICNCCPCCCLWKIIPDLSVKIRRKIVKMPGVEVRVDGARCSGCGTCTGVCFVNAISIEGGRAVIGSECRGCGRCAESCPHDAISVTINDSEYLREATSRISSAVDL; this is encoded by the coding sequence ATGGCCGTGCCCCTCCCCCACTGGCTGATTAGGCTCATCATACGCCTCTTCCCGAATAGGTTTTCCATAGCTAGGCTTAGCAAGGTCCCTGTCCTCGGGAATCTGATCGATCTAGCATTCTTCGACAAGGACCAGCTCATGTTCGTCCCGAAGGTAATCGATCTGGACGCCAGCTTCGGGGATCCTGAGAGCATGCCCCTCCCATACGCATTGGCAGAGTACTTCGTGAATGTCGCAGAGCACCACTGGGTCATGAACTTCTGCATCTGCAGGGTCTCCAGCGGATGCAGCGAGTACCCCCGGGAGCTTGGTTGCCTCTTCCTGGGAGAGGCTTCCCAGAGGATCGACCCGAGCCTCGGGCGCAAGGTGACGAGGGAGGAGGCGTTGGAGCACCTTAGGAGATGCAGGGAGGCCGGGCTCGTACACCTCGTCGGTAGGAACAAGCTCGACTCCCTCTGGCTCGGTGTGAGGCCCGCAGAGCGGCTCCTGACGATCTGCAACTGCTGCCCGTGCTGCTGCCTGTGGAAGATCATCCCGGATCTCTCAGTGAAGATCAGGAGGAAGATAGTGAAGATGCCCGGGGTAGAGGTGAGGGTAGACGGCGCGAGGTGCTCTGGCTGCGGAACCTGCACAGGCGTCTGCTTCGTCAATGCTATATCGATCGAAGGGGGTAGGGCAGTGATCGGCAGCGAGTGCAGGGGGTGCGGGAGATGCGCAGAGTCTTGCCCCCATGACGCGATATCTGTGACGATTAACGACAGCGAGTACTTGAGGGAAGCAACTTCGCGAATATCATCTGCTGTTGATCTCTGA
- a CDS encoding YHS domain-containing protein, whose translation MAIDPVCGMDVDEKTAKFKSEYKGKTYYFCAPGCKRMFDKDPDKYLK comes from the coding sequence ATGGCTATAGATCCTGTCTGCGGCATGGATGTGGACGAGAAGACTGCGAAATTCAAGAGCGAATACAAAGGGAAGACATATTACTTCTGCGCGCCAGGTTGCAAGAGGATGTTTGACAAGGATCCTGACAAGTACCTGAAGTAA
- a CDS encoding MBL fold metallo-hydrolase, which produces MKVELLAFDSMGVRSMCTFIETPDLKVMIDPGVALAPNRFGLPPHQIEFERMGRAAQKIAEKGMEADVLVISHYHYDHHDPGDAIPLDIYKGKTVLVKDPNNDINRSQRDFRAPLFLGMVKARAIKVEVADGRSFVFGNTKVSFSGAVFHGSNSALGYVVQTMVESEGMKVIHTSDVEGPIHEDQASFVLKEKPDLAIIDGPMTYMLGYRTSKEQLDSATKNLRQIILSGAKEVVLDHHFLRDLKFRDYMQMITEGLEGCRVMTAAEYMGQPNDLLEARRRELYRK; this is translated from the coding sequence ATGAAGGTTGAGTTGCTGGCGTTCGATAGCATGGGCGTAAGGTCGATGTGCACATTCATAGAAACCCCAGACTTGAAGGTAATGATAGACCCAGGAGTGGCCTTGGCGCCCAACCGCTTTGGGCTCCCCCCGCACCAGATCGAATTTGAGAGGATGGGGAGGGCGGCACAAAAGATCGCTGAGAAAGGGATGGAAGCGGACGTACTGGTAATCTCACACTACCACTACGACCACCACGATCCCGGTGACGCGATACCCCTCGACATATACAAGGGCAAAACCGTACTTGTCAAGGATCCAAACAACGACATAAACAGGAGCCAGAGGGACTTCAGGGCGCCGCTATTCCTCGGGATGGTGAAGGCAAGGGCAATAAAGGTCGAGGTCGCGGACGGCAGATCCTTCGTTTTCGGGAATACGAAGGTCTCCTTTTCTGGAGCGGTCTTCCACGGTTCGAACAGCGCCCTTGGTTATGTGGTCCAGACAATGGTCGAGTCCGAGGGGATGAAAGTAATCCATACTTCAGACGTCGAGGGACCGATCCATGAAGACCAAGCATCCTTCGTCCTGAAGGAGAAGCCCGACCTGGCAATAATTGACGGTCCGATGACATACATGCTGGGGTACAGGACTTCGAAGGAACAGTTGGACTCTGCAACTAAGAATTTGAGGCAGATCATCTTAAGCGGAGCCAAAGAGGTCGTGCTGGACCACCACTTCCTCAGGGACCTCAAGTTCAGGGACTACATGCAGATGATCACCGAAGGGCTGGAGGGCTGCAGGGTTATGACCGCTGCTGAATACATGGGACAGCCCAACGACCTACTCGAGGCAAGGAGGAGAGAGCTCTACAGAAAATAG
- a CDS encoding Nre family DNA repair protein, whose product MYGWVEGILPGVAVNKPAHHELTVRSRHASLCIMCRGGRRLCGKAVCPIEIKARALISNSGAVMRTELSGSSPPAVFVGRYGYPAVSVGPMVPPVYGDTSVMDVPESWLFESIPSIVNYRYSLVRGTVKVKVDAARRGGRIVDSLQELSMGTVPADTEVTFTKAPAGRILIDDNSQPFGPSAPLKQFSVSSVKVDHRIEKAFYDGDYLAVDALYELYNSGVEVSKLQRAFSMGVFGIQKNRRLVPTRWSITAVDSILSQRLIDEVKGYETIDKYRVYFWKHQHNTFAAILIPRTWSFEWMEAWFPGTFWNQEGTAAAVEGDYEGYGGRKEYPGIGGCYFSCRLGVAEHLRSIRRQATALVVREIMPEFPLPLGVWFVRENVRAMFRMPHSEFEDLRSALTHLGGLVRVPVAKWVSKSVILKDAMLQRRIDEYFRGGGS is encoded by the coding sequence ATGTACGGCTGGGTAGAGGGGATCTTGCCCGGGGTGGCTGTAAACAAACCGGCTCATCATGAGCTGACCGTGCGGTCCAGACATGCTTCGCTTTGCATAATGTGCAGGGGCGGGAGGCGCCTCTGCGGAAAGGCGGTGTGCCCCATTGAGATTAAGGCAAGGGCGCTGATAAGCAACTCGGGGGCGGTCATGAGGACAGAGCTGTCGGGTTCTTCTCCTCCAGCCGTATTCGTGGGGCGCTATGGTTACCCGGCTGTGTCAGTAGGGCCTATGGTCCCCCCTGTTTACGGGGACACCTCTGTGATGGACGTCCCCGAGTCTTGGCTCTTCGAGAGCATACCCTCGATTGTCAACTACAGGTATTCGCTTGTGAGGGGGACGGTGAAGGTAAAGGTCGACGCCGCCAGGAGAGGCGGGCGCATAGTCGACTCGCTCCAGGAGCTGTCGATGGGTACCGTTCCGGCGGACACCGAGGTCACCTTCACCAAAGCCCCTGCCGGCAGGATCCTGATTGACGACAACTCCCAGCCGTTCGGTCCTTCTGCGCCCCTCAAGCAGTTCTCTGTTTCATCAGTCAAGGTTGACCACAGGATAGAGAAGGCCTTCTATGACGGAGATTACCTGGCAGTTGACGCTTTATATGAACTCTACAATTCAGGGGTTGAGGTCTCGAAGCTCCAGCGGGCATTCAGCATGGGTGTCTTTGGGATCCAGAAGAACAGGCGACTCGTCCCAACCCGGTGGAGCATAACGGCGGTTGACAGCATCCTATCGCAGAGGCTTATTGACGAGGTGAAGGGATACGAGACGATCGACAAGTACCGGGTCTACTTCTGGAAGCACCAGCACAACACTTTTGCGGCGATCCTGATTCCTAGAACCTGGTCTTTCGAGTGGATGGAAGCATGGTTCCCGGGTACCTTCTGGAACCAGGAAGGGACCGCCGCCGCTGTCGAGGGGGACTATGAGGGATACGGCGGGCGGAAGGAGTACCCGGGGATAGGGGGCTGTTACTTCTCCTGCAGGCTCGGGGTCGCGGAGCACCTCAGGTCTATCCGAAGGCAGGCTACGGCACTCGTGGTGAGGGAGATTATGCCCGAGTTCCCGCTCCCGTTAGGCGTGTGGTTCGTAAGGGAGAATGTGCGTGCCATGTTCAGGATGCCGCACTCTGAATTCGAGGATCTCCGTTCTGCACTGACGCACCTCGGGGGGCTGGTTCGAGTCCCGGTCGCAAAATGGGTTTCGAAAAGCGTCATCCTAAAGGACGCAATGCTCCAGCGGAGGATCGACGAATACTTTAGGGGAGGTGGGTCCTGA
- a CDS encoding radical SAM protein: MAAHAYAKCKSVLSRSKLPGLEYTFNPYVGCGHGCLYCYVPDLMRGRFPEWPARVEVKEGVLEKLRSECRRLRPGVVGISTSTDPYQPVEAELRIVRGALGIFRDAGFPVSIQTKSPLVLRDLDLLTGMDAEVGFTITSHRSDFRKRFEPGAPEPSSRLHALEVLSKAGIRTWIFYGPIIHGFNDSEEDIRDIVRAAARTGSKVLYDRINLKPLVRFRLKGAISEEDLRGVSLFDYSFVCRKIERYCREQGVSCSPAF, from the coding sequence ATGGCTGCTCATGCCTACGCAAAGTGCAAAAGCGTGCTCTCAAGGAGCAAGCTCCCAGGACTAGAATACACCTTTAACCCGTACGTCGGCTGCGGGCACGGCTGTCTCTACTGCTACGTGCCTGACCTGATGAGAGGCAGGTTTCCCGAGTGGCCGGCCAGGGTCGAGGTAAAGGAGGGCGTCCTTGAAAAACTCAGGTCTGAATGCAGGAGGCTCAGGCCAGGGGTAGTCGGCATCAGCACTTCGACCGACCCATACCAGCCGGTGGAGGCAGAGCTCAGGATCGTCAGGGGCGCACTGGGAATCTTCAGAGACGCTGGGTTCCCGGTGTCGATCCAGACAAAATCCCCATTGGTGCTGCGCGATCTGGACCTGCTGACGGGCATGGATGCAGAGGTGGGCTTTACGATTACCTCGCACAGAAGTGACTTCAGGAAAAGATTTGAGCCAGGAGCTCCTGAACCTTCATCCCGTTTGCATGCCCTCGAAGTTCTGAGCAAAGCTGGCATAAGGACATGGATCTTTTATGGTCCGATAATCCATGGCTTCAACGACTCTGAGGAAGATATAAGAGACATAGTCCGAGCCGCGGCAAGGACTGGCAGCAAGGTGCTCTACGACAGGATAAACCTGAAACCACTCGTCAGGTTCAGGCTTAAGGGGGCGATATCAGAAGAAGATCTTAGAGGGGTTTCCCTTTTTGACTATTCTTTTGTATGCCGCAAGATAGAGAGGTACTGCAGAGAGCAGGGCGTTTCCTGTTCCCCTGCATTCTGA